A single region of the Zootoca vivipara chromosome 2, rZooViv1.1, whole genome shotgun sequence genome encodes:
- the DNAJC22 gene encoding dnaJ homolog subfamily C member 22 isoform X1 yields MAKRLLVAIALWALGGPAGLHHLYLGRDNHALLWMLTLGGFGMGWLWELWLLPGWVTQANRTLELPRDGPPPFSPVRFLGQASVGIYFGLVALMGLSALPGFYFLALPLAVGLGVHLVSAVGDQSSDLQATLKAAFLTAPIFYGRPVAIFPITLTTSVTAQRHRCYKSSRGTREKLGARLYRLGLAYLAFTTPLAYCVFYNTAATASYVAGTIRSTLDWLSVFPSLSSALESVLLLPYHAWKMLGFGGGSFQEWEQVFAFMHSVQNERQRMAFKVLGIHDDATPEEIHKSYRELVKLWHPDHNRHRAEEAERRFIEVQAAYELLTQMRKPKPA; encoded by the exons ATGGCCAAGCGGCTTCTGGTGGCTATTGCCCTCTGGGCCCTGGGAGGCCCTGCTGGGCTCCATCATCTCTACCTGGGCCGGGATAACCATGCCCTATTGTGGATGCTGACTTTGGGGGGTTTTGGGATGGGGTGGCTCTGGGAGCTGTGGCTGCTGCCGGGTTGGGTGACGCAGGCCAACCGCACCTTGGAACTGCCCAGAGATGGACCTCCACCTTTCAGCCCTGTGCGCTTCCTTGGCCAAGCCTCAGTAGGCATCTACTTTGGTTTGGTGGCCCTGATGGGTCTCTCAGCCCTCCCGGGTTTTTACTTCCTGGCTCTCCCCCTGGCGGTGGGACTCGGAGTACACTTGGTGTCCGCAGTGGGTGACCAATCCTCTGATCTTCAAGCTACTTTGAAGGCGGCCTTCCTAACTGCACCAATCTTCTATGGTCGCCCTGTGGCTATCTTCCCCATCACTCTCACAACTAGTGTTACAGCCCAGCGGCACCGGTGCTATAAATCCAGCAGGGGCACCAGGGAGAAGCTTGGTGCCCGACTGTACCGACTGGGTCTAGCCTACCTTGCCTTTACTACACCTTTGGCATACTGTGTCTTCTACAACACAGCAGCCACTGCCAGCTACGTAGCTGGCACTATTAGATCCACGCTGGATTGGCTCAGTGTGTTCCCATCCCTGAGCAGTGCGCTGGAATCAGTGCTTCTCTTGCCCTACCATGCTTGGAAGATGCTGGGCTTCGGCGGTGGCTCCTTCCAGGAGTGGGAGCAAGTTTTTGCCTTCATGCACTCGGTCCAGAACGAGAGGCAGCGGATGGCATTCAAG GTCTTAGGAATCCACGACGATGCCACACCTGAAGAAATCCACAAAAGCTACCGGGAGCTGGTGAAGCTTTGGCATCCAGATCACAATCGGCACCGGGCGGAAGAGGCGGAGAGACGCTTTATTGAGGTGCAAGCTGCCTACGAGCTCCTCACACAGATGAGGAAGCCAAAGCCGGCATGA
- the DNAJC22 gene encoding dnaJ homolog subfamily C member 22 isoform X2, with amino-acid sequence MAKRLLVAIALWALGGPAGLHHLYLGRDNHALLWMLTLGGFGMGWLWELWLLPGWVTQANRTLELPRDGPPPFSPVRFLGQASVGIYFGLVALMGLSALPGFYFLALPLAVGLGVHLVSAVGDQSSDLQATLKAAFLTAPIFYGRPVAIFPITLTTSVTAQRHRCYKSSRGTREKLGARLYRLGLAYLAFTTPLAYCVFYNTAATASYVAGTIRSTLDWLSVFPSLSSALESVLLLPYHAWKMLGFGGGSFQEWEQVFAFMHSVQNERQRMAFKVLGIHDDATPEEIHKSYRELVKLWHPDHNRHRAEEAERRFIEISG; translated from the exons ATGGCCAAGCGGCTTCTGGTGGCTATTGCCCTCTGGGCCCTGGGAGGCCCTGCTGGGCTCCATCATCTCTACCTGGGCCGGGATAACCATGCCCTATTGTGGATGCTGACTTTGGGGGGTTTTGGGATGGGGTGGCTCTGGGAGCTGTGGCTGCTGCCGGGTTGGGTGACGCAGGCCAACCGCACCTTGGAACTGCCCAGAGATGGACCTCCACCTTTCAGCCCTGTGCGCTTCCTTGGCCAAGCCTCAGTAGGCATCTACTTTGGTTTGGTGGCCCTGATGGGTCTCTCAGCCCTCCCGGGTTTTTACTTCCTGGCTCTCCCCCTGGCGGTGGGACTCGGAGTACACTTGGTGTCCGCAGTGGGTGACCAATCCTCTGATCTTCAAGCTACTTTGAAGGCGGCCTTCCTAACTGCACCAATCTTCTATGGTCGCCCTGTGGCTATCTTCCCCATCACTCTCACAACTAGTGTTACAGCCCAGCGGCACCGGTGCTATAAATCCAGCAGGGGCACCAGGGAGAAGCTTGGTGCCCGACTGTACCGACTGGGTCTAGCCTACCTTGCCTTTACTACACCTTTGGCATACTGTGTCTTCTACAACACAGCAGCCACTGCCAGCTACGTAGCTGGCACTATTAGATCCACGCTGGATTGGCTCAGTGTGTTCCCATCCCTGAGCAGTGCGCTGGAATCAGTGCTTCTCTTGCCCTACCATGCTTGGAAGATGCTGGGCTTCGGCGGTGGCTCCTTCCAGGAGTGGGAGCAAGTTTTTGCCTTCATGCACTCGGTCCAGAACGAGAGGCAGCGGATGGCATTCAAG GTCTTAGGAATCCACGACGATGCCACACCTGAAGAAATCCACAAAAGCTACCGGGAGCTGGTGAAGCTTTGGCATCCAGATCACAATCGGCACCGGGCGGAAGAGGCGGAGAGACGCTTTATTGAG ATTTCAGGTTGA